In the genome of Polaribacter atrinae, one region contains:
- the pdxH gene encoding pyridoxamine 5'-phosphate oxidase, producing MSKDLSNYRKSYEKQELLESICPENPIELFQTWFIKADTSNMVDESNAMTVSSIGLDGFPKSRVVLLKKFTWEGFIFYTNYNSEKGKAIAANNNICLSFFWPALEQQIIIKGNAELLAENLSDGYFESRPDGSKLGAWASNQSEVVASREELDGNLKTFENQFKGKEIIRPKHWGGYLVKPISIEFWQGRPNRMHDRIRYTLEEDFSWKKERLAP from the coding sequence GAAAAGCAAGAACTTTTAGAAAGTATTTGCCCAGAAAACCCCATAGAATTATTCCAAACTTGGTTTATAAAAGCAGACACATCCAACATGGTTGATGAAAGCAATGCAATGACCGTTTCTTCCATTGGTTTAGATGGTTTCCCTAAAAGTAGAGTTGTTTTATTAAAAAAATTTACTTGGGAAGGTTTTATCTTTTACACCAATTACAATTCAGAAAAAGGAAAAGCAATTGCAGCAAATAATAATATTTGTTTGTCTTTCTTTTGGCCAGCCTTAGAACAACAAATAATTATAAAAGGAAATGCAGAACTGTTAGCAGAAAATTTGTCTGATGGCTATTTTGAATCGAGACCAGACGGTAGCAAACTAGGTGCTTGGGCATCTAACCAAAGTGAAGTGGTTGCTTCTAGAGAAGAATTAGATGGTAATTTAAAAACTTTTGAAAACCAATTTAAAGGAAAGGAAATAATAAGACCTAAACATTGGGGAGGTTATTTGGTAAAACCAATTTCTATAGAATTTTGGCAAGGGAGACCAAATAGAATGCATGATAGAATAAGATACACCCTAGAAGAAGATTTTTCTTGGAAAAAAGAAAGATTAGCACCATAA